AGACATAGTACAAAGCTTCTATGGTGGGGCTTCAAATTTTGAAACCCTAAAGTACTAAATCCGCACCGAGCAATCAAGAGACCTAGACGAATCGAATCTGAAAAGGCTTCAACTTGATGAATTCTTGAAGATGTGTCACTTCCACCTTAAACGTATTGAACCTCAAAAGTTACATTCATCAATGTAGAAtttgaaatgtaaaatttatattctgcATCTCACAATCCGAAATGTAATAGATTGGGATGAAGTCATTCTCAAacaccaaaataaaagaaaagcaaTTTCGAGAAGAAGAAACCGCGACATCGTAGAGGGGGATACCTCTAGCGCCTGCCGAAGCGGCGCGTGGGGCACATGTTCGACCCGAGCTGGGCAAAGCAGGAGAAGCGGGTGCCGACGGTTGCGAAGCTGAGCCTGTCGAATGCAGAGATAAAGCGACTGACAACTACGGGGTTGAGGATGAGGCAAATGCTACGGGTGGGGAATTGTCGTAGGAGCAAATTCGAAATCCTTCATTGTACATCTGCAAAAATCACAAACCGACCTCATTCATCGTGAGTTCCCTGTCATCGTCTTTAAACCCTCGGATGACCTCTCTTCTGCGATTAGGCTTTCGTCACGGTGGCTGAATGTGTTGAAGATGATGGGTGCGCGATGTGTGAAAGATGTTGCTTGTAGTGTTGATTGAAACAAACATGGTGGAGTCGTGGTGGCCGGATGGAAATGATGACAATGCAAGGTTCTGCAGTGAcgtgatgaagaagatgaatccCCTCTGCATCTGAATCTTAATTCAGGTGGGTAATTACaagtcataatttaaattttccaTGTAATAAAATCATCCAAATCAGCACACCACGTCAGCAAACTTTGACCTATTTTACCACCTAACGAAAAGGACTTAATTGACTAAATTTTTCGAAATTTATGACCCGATTAAGACTGTTTTCAACAAAAGACCCACTTGATATCCCCTACAAATACGATGAtcatccgagggtttaaaccttcaaataataattcatctctatagatataaaattttagtcTCACTCTAGATAactatgaatttaattattttatctctatatTGAAAGTAATAATTCATCTTCATacttaattaatgtttttttttaattttgtctcATTTTATCCCATAATTATAGAGGTGTCTTTATTGTTGaaagtattaattattatttttttcaaaaaataaaatgatattgtgAAGTACGcagtacacattttcttttctctaatataaaatactaagaaagaaattataattatatgaatgtcaagtaacaatttaataaaacttaaataattacataaaagaataaaaattgataaaatgtGTTTTAGAAAGAAGTTGATTGCCTTGGGGCCAAGCTCAATAGCAAGCCAAGGGTCCATTATATGTGGAATGACCAAGAAGATCCAACAAGGCTTTGAAGATAGCTCCCAAGAAGGCCAAGTCCATCACATATAAAGTTGGCAGCTTATTGCCTCAACTCATCCATACTTGCGGTGGTGATGCAAAAATCGTCTTCGAAAGGTCTCGACCTTGACACCATGATCATATAGTGTAAAACAACTTAAAGATTCAAGTTTTTGATCTTCAATGCTACCTTACCAAGCCTATCAATGAAGGTTCGCATAGACTCCCCTTTCTCTTGACTGACATTGAGAAGTACCATAGGGATAAGGTGATGGTGTCGGCTTATGACAAATTGCAGTGTGAAAGAAGATGTTAAACTATCAAAACAATCAATGAAATTAGGGGTAGGCAGGTGAACTACTGCATGGGTGGTCCTTTCAAGGTTGTAGGGAAGGCCTTGCACATAACAACATAATTAGTCAAATATAGACTGCCATGAGTGACATGGATTACAACATATTCATTTGAATCAGTGATACTGTCGTATCGATCCAGTGTAAGAGCCTTCCAATTCTTAAGTAGTAGGGTATCCGTGATACCATCAGAGAAGGGATGTCGGCGATTTGCTCCCACTGTCTAGGAGTTGTCTATTGCCCCTTTAGTTTTTGGGGTAGTGTGGTAACCACTTTCCCCTTCAGCATCATTAACAACTCTAAGCTTAACTGCATATCTATGCATTGACCCTACATTTTCAGAGATTTCCTTCTCCTTTCCCTTGCTGATTACTCCTTTAGCTTTGACCCTCCTCCTCAACCTAGTGAACTCTTGTTACATTTTCGCTTGTGCTTCCAAGATAGCGGCTATGTTAGTCGAGGAGGGTCATGCACCTACTTCCTTTGCTTCAACCATCTTACTTCTCATATACACCATGCAACGTTTTCTTCACAGAACATATGTCGGTCCCATGGTGGGCTCTAATTTTTCTTGCAGATATACTTTGTGAAGGCTAACTCCTAGCATTCCAAGCTTCAACTTCGAAAGTACATGTCCTTTGCGAGGGTTGTGTCTGTAAAGACACTCTAGCACTTAAGTTAACCAAGTATGTTAGAAGGTAACCAATGCAGTAATAATGGAGCGTAATTAATTTATGTCATGTACTGTGCTATTTATACCATGTTTTACAAGCTTCTTTCCTAGGTGGGTCTGTCTCATGTAACCAATCATCCTCATTAGTCCTTAGTTAATCAAACTACTTAATCATACCTTGATCACAATCTTAAATCAACTTACtcaatgttttataaatgtCGATTCTGGTTGGTTGTCATGTATTCAACCAAGACGCCTTGATGTTGGGTTATAATATGAGGATCGAAACCCAAACGCATTCAAACGTGTGAGGAATACTTTTTGATTAACTGATATATAGTCAACCACACTTTCGTGTGGTCATACCATAAAGTTGAAATACATTAAATGTCATCGAATACTTATCATacatattttctaatatttaactTGTACTATGAACTTAAAAATCTATTagtaaaaatcaatataaaaggCAAATATAAGACACTCGTCCTTTGGagtaatgtaaaaaataaaaataaaaattgtgctCATCGTTTATTTTACAAAAGGTTActttatactaaaatttatattaacaacaaaaaaatatattttttcgtCGTGAAGTGAAGGGCGCTACTCTCATCctctaatataaaatataaatactcaCTCTATTCCACACAATAGTACAAACAAATTACAGTGCTACAATTGGTCAATTATACTTTGACCtcaaaaaaatgttttactAGCATTAAAAACCAATTTATGCTTCTTGAAACCCAAGGGATGGACAGTTGTTGCAGGGAATTCCGAGAGTCAATTCTAAATAAATAGCTTCTAAATCTTCCTTCATttgtttagtttaatttaaaattcagtctaattaaaattatcaaattagaTGGAATTAGGTTGAATTTGTCTTTTGTTTAGCAATGTAATCTAATTAATAAGTAATTTGAAATAGAATAAGGTAGATCAGATTAATTATCATGTTAAAGAATTTTAGAAAGATAATAtcatatttctaattttaaaaaatatcttaaattcaATATTTGTATGACAGCAAtacaattcataatataaaataaactttcatttttaaaatatatagtccaaaaaaaatgtaagaaatgtaatatgtataaattatcTGCAAAATCATactttttataagaaaattattacactttttttttctgtaactGTAATTAAGTTAGTTGAACTATGGGTTATGAACGGATTAACGTACTCACCCTTAGCTTCAATCTTACATAAGATGGATGATGTTGAATTTTACTTAAAGatcgtaaaaataaaatgatgtattcacttccattctttcataatataaacaatggttatttgaaaaaaaagagttatTCACGTAGATGAAAAAGGTTTATCACTGTTTCTGTTACATTTATCTAGagtcggtcgtccttccttgctATGCTCCGATCAATCAACTCTTCAAATAATCTTTTTTCGATTGGTGGTTGACCTGCAGaaaacactctgacgctcaagtcagatatgttttataaagaggtctatattttattaggatagaagaAGATGATTGTACCTGATCAGTTGTCTACTTATAAGGCTTGTGACAGTCAcgtccattgattaaccattagtgcaatatattttaggtaatcaaacccaataattaatcattaataccATATATTTGTAGAGCGTAAGGAAATCTGACCTATTAGTACCTGCTTAATTATCCATAAATGACAATCAATTCCGATCGGTATACTTCGTATAGTACAATCacacttttataaattatataatatagtaaaaaaaagacTTAAGTGATTCTTTTTGTCCATGGCATTAAAAACGTTAACTTAGCCAATATTGAATGACTTATCCAATTATTCATTATGTGGCAAGCTAGGTGAATTACCATTTACtttaataaagttttagaaATTCGTGGCTTCCATTGTTATgactttatttttctcaaacaaaCCCAACAATTGGGTTCCTTGTCCCATAAAGAGACACCCTCCTTCTTCATCTCCTTTGTTTTTGGGTTAGCATCGGAAACCTTTCTTCTTTCCTTATTCTTGTTATGGTTCTGTTTGTATTAGGGCTTCGAATTTGGGTTCTATTTTTGGGATTCTGATCTCGCGACGTTGGACTTCCTTCGTTGGattgagtttttgttttgttttctctaaAGGTTGGCGCAATGGTTGTGGCTCTTTGTGATCTTATGATTTGgagattttagggttttgtttagGATTAAGGGTTTTGATTTGAGAATTTCTTGTGTTTTGTTTCTCCTCTACAGATTGCTAATGCGATTTAGGGGTTATGATTTTcaaattagggttttgttttttgATTTCATGTTTTGGGATTATATGCAATTGTATTATGATCTTGCACTTTTGAGATTTTTGGAATTTGTGATCTTGCAATtctgtttataaaataaagctTTGATGGTAGTTTGCTTTTAAGCGTAATTGTAATTATCTTTAACCttaactttaacatttttacatcaacaactttaatttttaacatttacacATTAATTAACCTAAACTTGAATGGATAATAAACATTACGCATTTAACCTTTTTAATGCTGTCAATAAAAATGATCAACTTGAatcatttttacaaaacatgAAATTACTCTGaacaattcaaaaataaaaaaatcacttcAAAAACAACTGATGAGAGACTAAAATTagtattaagaaaaaaagaaataaaaaaaaataagtatgtgtattaaatataaataagataatattaaatgcatGATTACTTTATTTGAAAACCGTGAGAAAGCTCGAAAAACAATGCATGATTAGAGAGGctagaatataatatatataacagaaAGGGGCACAAGAATTGTACCCGTGACTCCATATACTGCCAATTCTGGGTCACGGGTCTATAACTTGTGGTTAGTTTTAGAGCTGGTGGCTTTATAAGTGCATTGTAGGAATCACAGATCCAAAAATCAGAATCAGTGAAACATCGAAGTGATTGAGTTAGAAAGAGATAAGTGGTGATAAAAGATGGAAGAAAGAAAGTGGGTGGtaatggtggtggtggtggtggtgatgggTTGTTGCATGTGGAAAGGGTGCAATGGTCTGAGTCTGTGTGACATGAATGAAGAGGGATTGGAAGCATGCAAGCCCTCAGTGACTGAGCCAAACCCAGTCGATCCATCACCTAAGTGCTGCAAAGCTCTGGCTGGTGCTGACTTGAAATGCCTTTGCTCTTACAAGAACTCTTCAACGTTACCTTTTCTTGGAATTGACCCAAATCTTGCCACTTCACTTCCTGCAAAGTGCAATCTCACTCCTCCAGATAATTGCTGATCTAATTCCCtcatctctttttcttctttctgtcTTATAATTATCTTTTCTCCAGATCaccaagagagagaaaaagaaaataattgtgctccttttttttttaatttcttttttgtttaccATATAAGATctgttcttcttctttgttaTGTACATTATGAGCTTGCGAATTTAAAAGTTTGAGGTTTGATCCAGAAAGGAAAATTTTACTCTTAACAATCAccaaacatttaaaaattaaagagttaATTTTGTACTTTAAATTATCCATTCTGAAACTAAATAATTTTGGATAAATTACATTTTCCAACTATGTACAGTACAGCCAtcaaaatagagaaaataaactGATCACTTCGACATAATTCATGTTTAGcgaaataatattgataaattaTGTAATGAGTACTTGGTGTACAGTATTACATTTGTAGACCTCTTTGGGTTGGATTGAAACgtataaaagatattaataataaataagagaTATGATTTCTCACATAATATTTCTCATTTCACTACAAAAACAAAGGGGATTTATCGATAACTATGGATAAGTATTGATCGCCAACAAATTTACCAATGAAcgacaaaaaaatcaaaaactcaATTAACGTTGGATTTATTGTCAAATTTTAGCAAAATCCATCattgacaaattttattattatggtcAAAGCTAAAAGAAGAACTTCAGCacatattttattgaaagaatttattaaaacttgttcataataaaaattatacataactTACAAATTTTACCATATCACACGATCAATGTTAAAGTGAAGTTTTAGCTCCCGTTTTATcgatataattaattttagagctatttatcaataataaaaattatatattaataattattatcgataaattttattgatgactttattattaatgaaaatatcaatttgtaattaaaatccTGACATTTGTCCATAAAATtcgttttataaatgatattttaggaatggattttttgtcaataaaattccATTGTTAATATGGTATTTTCTTATagtttttaatctattattttcatatatatg
This sequence is a window from Vigna angularis cultivar LongXiaoDou No.4 chromosome 2, ASM1680809v1, whole genome shotgun sequence. Protein-coding genes within it:
- the LOC108328494 gene encoding putative lipid-transfer protein DIR1 — protein: MEERKWVVMVVVVVVMGCCMWKGCNGLSLCDMNEEGLEACKPSVTEPNPVDPSPKCCKALAGADLKCLCSYKNSSTLPFLGIDPNLATSLPAKCNLTPPDNC